AAACTGCTGCAAAAACAAACTTGAAAGATAAACAGGCCCTAATAACTTCATAAAAATTAGCGTTTGTTGACCTTATACCTAATGGATAAGGTGGATAAAAAATGACTTAGATTTGGATACCCTCGATGGTGACAGGCTCCCCGTTGATTAAATACAATCCTTTTATTTCGATAGACAACTTGCCCTCACCTGCTGGATGTACCGCAACACCATCAAGTTGAAAACGTGGTTCCCACTTCTCCAGTGCATTGGCGATGGTCATAGTGATATCCCCCACCAAAGAGTGAGAAAAAGGCCTATCTACAAGCTCATATAAGCCGCAGCCATAATCGCGTCGCATCACGCGACTCCCAAGCGGTGTGGTCACAATATCGCGAATACTCTGTTTTAGATGCTCAACACCACCGAGCGGCTTGCCCGTTTTGGCATTCATTCCTATCATGACGACTCCTTAAGTCACTTTGTAAATACCCGCGCTGGAGCCTCCTGATACAGGAACCTCCGCAGCCTGAGTCATATGTTCAA
The sequence above is a segment of the Pseudoalteromonas piscicida genome. Coding sequences within it:
- a CDS encoding GPW/gp25 family protein, with the protein product MIGMNAKTGKPLGGVEHLKQSIRDIVTTPLGSRVMRRDYGCGLYELVDRPFSHSLVGDITMTIANALEKWEPRFQLDGVAVHPAGEGKLSIEIKGLYLINGEPVTIEGIQI